In the Primulina eburnea isolate SZY01 unplaced genomic scaffold, ASM2296580v1 ctg739_ERROPOS11973397, whole genome shotgun sequence genome, one interval contains:
- the LOC140822137 gene encoding sm-like protein LSM7: MSGRKETVLDLAKFVDKGVQVKLTGGRQVTGTLKGYDQLLNLVLDEAVEFLRDPDDPLKTTDQTRRLGLIVCRGTAVMLVSPTDGTDEIANPFVQPDGA; the protein is encoded by the exons ATG TCTGGCAGAAAAGAAACAGTTTTGGATTTAGCGAAATTTGTGGACAAAGGTGTTCAAGTCAAACTCACTGGTGGAAGACAAG TAACAGGAACTCTCAAAGGATATGACCAATTGCTGAATCTTGTCCTGGACGAAGCAGTAGAATTTCTGAGAG ATCCTGATGATCCATTGAAGACCACTGATCAAACCAGGCGCCTTGGTTTAATA GTTTGTCGAGGAACTGCTGTGATGCTTGTTTCACCCACAGATGGGACAGATGAAATCGCCAATCCATTTGTTCAGCCAGATGGTGCATAG
- the LOC140822136 gene encoding zinc finger A20 and AN1 domain-containing stress-associated protein 8-like: protein MEQNETGCQTPQAPVLCVNNCGFFGTAATMNMCSKCYKDLVLKQEQVKLAASSIQNIIHGSSSTIAGDLNVAINDTKDASPEIEVASKLSSSASATSEKIQEVKEGPKRCGTCKKRVGLTGFNCRCGSIFCSVHRHSDKHECNFDYRSAGQEAIAKANPVIKAEKLDKI, encoded by the coding sequence ATGGAACAAAATGAGACCGGATGCCAAACCCCTCAAGCTCCCGTCCTCTGTGTCAACAATTGTGGATTCTTCGGAACAGCAGCAACTATGAACATGTGCTCCAAGTGTTACAAAGACCTTGTTTTGAAGCAAGAACAGGTCAAGTTGGCCGCGTCTTCCATTCAGAATATCATACACGGGAGCTCAAGCACCATTGCAGGTGATTTGAATGTTGCGATTAACGACACGAAGGATGCTTCACCGGAGATTGAGGTGGCGTCAAAACTATCTTCTTCCGCATCAGCAACAAGTGAGAAAATCCAGGAGGTTAAAGAAGGCCCAAAAAGGTGTGGCACCTGCAAGAAACGTGTTGGTTTGACAGGTTTTAATTGTCGCTGTGGCAGTATTTTCTGCTCGGTTCATCGTCATTCTGACAAACACGAATGCAACTTTGATTATCGAAGTGCTGGTCAGGAAGCTATAGCTAAAGCCAATCCTGTTATCAAGGCAGAAAAGCTCGACAAGATATAG